One Bacillus sp. (in: firmicutes) genomic window, ATTAATACCGAAGCTTGTTTGCATCGCTGTTTGCTTATACAAGTTATTTAATAACACGTTGGCGTTGGCATCTTTCCGTAGCTCAATGACAATCCGCATTCCATTTCGATCAGACTCATCACGAAGATCGGTAATACCTTCAATCTTTTTATCGCGAACAAGCTCGGCAATTTTTTCAATTAATTTCGCTTTATTCACTTGATAAGGAATTTCTTTAACGATAATTGATTGTTTTCCGTTAGGTTTTTCTTCAATTTCAACGCGGGCACGTAACGTAATCGAACCTCTTCCCGTTTCATAAGCACGGCGAATGCCACTTCGACCGACAATTAATCCAGCAGTAGGGAAGTCTGGACCAGGAATATATTCCATTAATTCTTGAACAGTAATATCTTTATCCTTACTAAGTGCAAGTAAACCATCAATCACTTCGCCTAATTGATGCGGAGGGATATTCGTTGCCATTCCAACCGCAATACCGGACGATCCATTCACAAGTAAATTTGGAAAACGAGAAGGCAGCACTTCAGGCTCTTTTTCCGAGCCGTCATAGTTATCCTTATAATCAATCGTGTCCTTGTTGATATCTCTTAAAAGCTCCATCGAGATTTTTGACATTCGCGCTTCTGTATAACGCATTGCTGCCGCTGCGTCGCCATCTACAGAACCAAAGTTACCGTGACCGTCTACAAGCATATAGCGATAGTTGAAGTCTTGAGCCATCCGAACCATCGTATCGTATACAGCAGAATCACCGTGAGGATGGTACTTACCGATGACTTCTCCAACGATACGAGCAGATTTCTTGTACGGTTTATCTGCAGTCATTCCTAAGTCATGCATCGCGTATAAAATACGACGGTGAACCGGTTTTAATCCATCGCGTACATCCGGTAATGCCCGGGACACAATAACACTCATCGCATAATCTAAAAACGAGGAGCGCATTTCCTGGCTAATGTTTACTTCTTTAATTCTGGAATTTGGTGTTTCGGCCATCTTGTAAAGGAACCTCCTTTATAGAAAGACCAATGCGATCATTTGTCTTTCAATCGGTGTGATAGAAAAGGGCAGGATAGTCAGAGATCCTCCTATCCTGCATTCCTTTAAATATCTAAGTTTTTCACGTATAACGCATTTTCTTCAATAAATTGCCTGCGCGGTTCAACTTTGTCACCCATTAATATTTCAAATGTTTCATCCGCTTCAATCGCATCCTCAAGACTTACTTGAAGAAGCGTTCGCGTTTCTGGATTCATCGTTGTTTCCCAAAGTTGTTCTGGATTCATTTCACCCAGACCTTTGTAACGTTGAATACCTGGCTTTGGTTGGGATGGTAAAGAAGCTAAAATCTCCTCTAACTGTCGATCGTTATAGGCATATTCCACCCGTTTTCCTTGCGTAATTTTATATAAAGGTGGCTGGGCAATATATATATAACCCGCTTCAATAATTTGTCGCATATAGCGATAGAAGAACGTGAGCAACAATGTTCGAATGTGCGCTCCGTCCACATCGGCGTCGGTCATAATCACGATTTTATGATAACGCGCCTTGGAAATATCAAAATCTTCACCAATCCCGGTTCCCAGCGCGGTAATAATAGTCCGGACTTCATTATTGGACAAAATCTTGTCTAAACGGGCTTTTTCTACGTTAATAATTTTTCCACGCAACGGTAAAATTGCTTGGAAATGGCGGTCTCGACCTTGTTTGGCAGAACCTCCCGCTGAGTCCCCCTCAACGATGTAAAGTTCGCTTATGTTTGGGTCTCTTGATGAGCAATCTGCTAACTTCCCTGGTAAGTTCGATATTTCTAATGCATTTTTCCGTCTTGTCAGTTCACGAGCTTTTTTCGCCGCTAAACGTGCGCGCGCAGCCATGACTCCTTTTTCAACAATTTTCTTCGCTACGGAAGGATTTTCTAGTAGAAACTTTTCAAATTGCTCCGCAAAAATAGCATCAGTGATTGCCCGCGCTTCAGAGTTTCCTAATTTCGTCTTCGTTTGCCCTTCAAATTGCGGGTCAGGATGCTTCACCGAAACAATAGCGGTTAGACCTTCACGTACATCTTCTCCTGATAAATTAGGATCGTTTTCTTTAAAAATTTGATGTTTCCGCGCATAATCATTGATAACACGTGTTAAAGCGGTTTTAAATCCCGATTCGTGGGTACCACCTTCGTACGTATGAATATTGTTTGCAAAGGAATAAATGTTACTTGAAAAACCATCGTTATATTGTAAAGAAATTTCCACGGTAATTCCGTCTTTTTCTCCTTCAATGTAAATCGGTTCTTCATGAAGGACTTCTTTCGTACGGTTTAAGTGTTCAACGTACGATTTAATTCCGCCTTCGTAGTAATATTCATTTTTTCGATTTTCAGTCCGTTTATCTTCAATCGTGATTTTAATGCCACGATTTAAAAACGCTAATTCACGTAATCGGTTAGACAAAGTTTCGTAATCAAACTCAGTCGTTTCCGTAAAAATCTCTGGATCCGGTTTAAAATGAGTCGTTGTTCCAGTACGATCCGTTTCACCAACAACTTTTAAATCAAAACATGGAACGCCTCGTTCGTATTTTTGGTAATAAATCTTTCCATCTCGGTGAACGTATACTTCTGTTTCTGAAGACAATGCGTTTACGACGGATGCACCAACCCCGTGTAAACCACCTGATACTTTATAGCCGCCACCGCCGAATTTTCCTCCAGCATGAAGAACCGTCATAATGACTTCAACTGCTGGTCGACCCATTTTTTCATGGATTCCAACAGGAATTCCGCGCCCATTATCTTGTACCGTAATACTGTTATCCGCTTCAATCGTTACGTTTATTTCATTACAGAAACCAGCTAACGCTTCATCAATACTATTATCAACGATTTCCCAAACGAGATGGTGTAAGCCTTTTGCGCTTGTGGAACCGATGTACATACCAGGACGTTTACGAACAGCTTCTAAACCTTCAAGAACCTGTATCTGATTTTCATCGTACGTTTGTAATTGCTTTTCCTTTTGTTCCATCGCCATATTATTCACCTACACTTTCCGAAAATGCGTTCCATCTAGCTTTTTTATGAATAAAACTTGGCCATTCTGTCCAAACTGGCCAAGTGTTGTTGTATTTCTTTCATTGAATAGATGTTTCCGAGCGTTTTTTTAAAGTGGTAGAAGCAAGAGGAGAGAGATAGATTTTATGATCCGTAATAACGATAGATTTCGTTATGCGTTTGGAAAGACGGATCACTTTTTTTTCGTTAGCGGTGAGCCATGTTTCCATTTCTTTTGAATCATCCATCACTGAATAATCGAGAATCGCAATAATTTCTTTCATTTGTACCATGACGTCTCCGCCCACATGGACATACACGATTTCCACCTCATTTAACTCTCATCATTGTCCCAGCTTCTACACGATACGTGGAGGCTTCGTTCAACGTTTCATGGTCAATGCCATCCACACTGGTCGTTGTTACAAACGTTTGAACTTTCCCTTGAATTGTATTTAATAAATGGGACTGGCGATAATCGTCCAGTTCCGATAAGACATCGTCCAACAATAAAATCGGATACTCCCCAATTTCTGAATGAATTAATTCGATTTCTGCCAATTTCACTGACAAAGCAGTCGTCCGCTGCTGCCCTTGGGAACCGAACGTTTGCACGTCTCTTCCATTCACTAAAAATTGAACATCATCACGGTGTGGACCTACAAGTGTTACTCCCCGTTCTATTTCTTTCGTCCGAATATCAGCCATTTTTTCCTCGATTATGTTAACCATTTTTGACCAATTCATCTCTTCTGATACATGAATGGACGGTTTATATATAATTTTTAACTCTTCTAGTCCTCGTGAGATGCCTGCATGAATTGGGCGAGCCCATTCTTCTAATAAACGGATGAATTCAAAGCGTCTTTGCATCACTCGAATGGCTAACTGGATAAATTGCTCCGTCAATACATCAAGCATCGTTTCATCGTTGTTTTTTTTCATTTGCAACAGTTTTAAATAATGGTTTCGTTGTTGTAATATTTTTTGATATTGACTCATCTCGTGTAAGTAAACGGATGAGACTTGGCCAATTTCCATATCAATAAAACGACGCCTTACTTGAGGGCTCCCCTTTACAAGGTGGAGATCTTCAGGCGCAAACATGACAACGTTCATATTTCCGATGTATTGACTTAATTTTTTCTGCTCAAGGTGATTGCATTTCGCTTTTTTTCCTTTTTTAGAGATGACAAGTTCAAGTGGAACCGATCCGTGATGTTTTTTTATCCTCCCTTTTATTTTAGCATAATCCCTATCCCAACGGATTAAATCTTTATCATTGGACGTTCGATGGGATTTTGCCATGGCTAACACATAGATCGATTCCATTACATTCGTTTTTCCTTGCGCATTTTCTCCAAGAATGACGTTCACTTTATTTTCAAAGTCCACTTCTAGCGATTCATAATTTCGATAATCCATTAATTGTAAACGCTCAATATACATTCCTGGTACATCCTTTTATTGGGAAATTTTAAAAGTACCAAAACCTGGGATTTTAATCACATCACCGACTCGAAGTTTACGCCCTCGGCGCTGATCTTGTTCACCGTTAATATATACGTCGTTTTCACTTAAAAACCATTTGGCCATGCCACCTGTTTGAATAATATCCGCTAATTTTAAAAACTGACCTAAAGTGATAGTGTCGGTTTGAATATAAATCTCCTTTACCACGTTCTCACTTCTTTCTCGAATTAATCTCTAAAAATTTATTTTACTAAATTCTTTTCAGTTAGACAAAGGACGTCTAAAGGCCTTACAGAATAATAGACGTTACCAGTATTGATTTTTTCCCACCATACGTTTTAAAAATAAAAACTGCCGGTTTTAAACCGACAGTCTATGCTATTCATCTCGATTAATACGTACGCACAGGTAAAATTAACTGTAAAATCGAGTCGTTATCAATTGGGCGAATAATAAAAGGACGCATCGCTCCAGTGAAGCGAATAGAAATTTCAGGTCCTTCAATCGCTTTTAAGGCATCCATCATGTATTTCGCACTAAAAGAAATTTTTAGTTCTTCCCCTTCGATTGATTCGCTTGTTACGTGTTCAACGACCTTTCCGATTTCAGGAGAATTGGAAGATATTTCGATCATGCCGTTTTCTAACGTTGACAGTTTGACCACGTTATTTTTCCCTTCCCTTGCTAATAGAGAAGCTCGGTCAATGGCTTGCAAAAATTCCTTTGTATTCAAATGAATATCTGTTTTTCCATCTGTCGGAATGAGACGGGTCGTATCTGGGTAGCTTCCTTCTAATAAACGAGAGAAGAACAATAAATGTTTCGTCTTAAATAAAATTTGGTTTTCAGTAATGACAATTTCTACTGGTTCTTGAGTATCATCTAAAATTTTACTTAATTCATTTAAACTTTTTCCAGGAATAACGACATTGTAAGTGACCCCATCCGTAATTTCGACTGGTGCTTTTCGCATCGCTAAACGGTGGCTATCTGTTGCAATACATGAAAGTTCACCATTCTCGATTTTCCAGTTTACCCCGGTTAAAATCGGACGAGTTTCGGAAGTAGAGACAGCAAACACCGTTTGACGAATCATTGCTTTTAATAAATCGGTCGGTATTTTAAAGACGTTTTCTTCAATGATTTGAGGTAAATGAGGATACTCCTCATGATCTAACCCATTTAAGTTAAATTCAGTTTGTCCGGATCGAATAACTGTTTGGAAATGGTTACCCACTTCAATTTCTACCGTATCTGAAGGTAGTTTCTTCACGATTTCGCTAAAAAATTTCGCCTGTAAAACGACACCACCAGTTTGGTGAATTTCAACGATTTCATTTCCGTCTTCTTCTTTTGGTAAAAATGATTCAATGGAAATGTCCGAATCACTTCCAGTTAAAGTCACCCCAT contains:
- the dnaN gene encoding DNA polymerase III subunit beta yields the protein MRFFIQRDRLVQSVQDVMKAVTSRTTIPILTGIKVVATEDGVTLTGSDSDISIESFLPKEEDGNEIVEIHQTGGVVLQAKFFSEIVKKLPSDTVEIEVGNHFQTVIRSGQTEFNLNGLDHEEYPHLPQIIEENVFKIPTDLLKAMIRQTVFAVSTSETRPILTGVNWKIENGELSCIATDSHRLAMRKAPVEITDGVTYNVVIPGKSLNELSKILDDTQEPVEIVITENQILFKTKHLLFFSRLLEGSYPDTTRLIPTDGKTDIHLNTKEFLQAIDRASLLAREGKNNVVKLSTLENGMIEISSNSPEIGKVVEHVTSESIEGEELKISFSAKYMMDALKAIEGPEISIRFTGAMRPFIIRPIDNDSILQLILPVRTY
- the recF gene encoding DNA replication/repair protein RecF — its product is MYIERLQLMDYRNYESLEVDFENKVNVILGENAQGKTNVMESIYVLAMAKSHRTSNDKDLIRWDRDYAKIKGRIKKHHGSVPLELVISKKGKKAKCNHLEQKKLSQYIGNMNVVMFAPEDLHLVKGSPQVRRRFIDMEIGQVSSVYLHEMSQYQKILQQRNHYLKLLQMKKNNDETMLDVLTEQFIQLAIRVMQRRFEFIRLLEEWARPIHAGISRGLEELKIIYKPSIHVSEEMNWSKMVNIIEEKMADIRTKEIERGVTLVGPHRDDVQFLVNGRDVQTFGSQGQQRTTALSVKLAEIELIHSEIGEYPILLLDDVLSELDDYRQSHLLNTIQGKVQTFVTTTSVDGIDHETLNEASTYRVEAGTMMRVK
- the gyrB gene encoding DNA topoisomerase (ATP-hydrolyzing) subunit B, with amino-acid sequence MAMEQKEKQLQTYDENQIQVLEGLEAVRKRPGMYIGSTSAKGLHHLVWEIVDNSIDEALAGFCNEINVTIEADNSITVQDNGRGIPVGIHEKMGRPAVEVIMTVLHAGGKFGGGGYKVSGGLHGVGASVVNALSSETEVYVHRDGKIYYQKYERGVPCFDLKVVGETDRTGTTTHFKPDPEIFTETTEFDYETLSNRLRELAFLNRGIKITIEDKRTENRKNEYYYEGGIKSYVEHLNRTKEVLHEEPIYIEGEKDGITVEISLQYNDGFSSNIYSFANNIHTYEGGTHESGFKTALTRVINDYARKHQIFKENDPNLSGEDVREGLTAIVSVKHPDPQFEGQTKTKLGNSEARAITDAIFAEQFEKFLLENPSVAKKIVEKGVMAARARLAAKKARELTRRKNALEISNLPGKLADCSSRDPNISELYIVEGDSAGGSAKQGRDRHFQAILPLRGKIINVEKARLDKILSNNEVRTIITALGTGIGEDFDISKARYHKIVIMTDADVDGAHIRTLLLTFFYRYMRQIIEAGYIYIAQPPLYKITQGKRVEYAYNDRQLEEILASLPSQPKPGIQRYKGLGEMNPEQLWETTMNPETRTLLQVSLEDAIEADETFEILMGDKVEPRRQFIEENALYVKNLDI
- a CDS encoding DUF370 domain-containing protein, with translation MYVHVGGDVMVQMKEIIAILDYSVMDDSKEMETWLTANEKKVIRLSKRITKSIVITDHKIYLSPLASTTLKKRSETSIQ
- the yaaA gene encoding S4 domain-containing protein YaaA; this translates as MVKEIYIQTDTITLGQFLKLADIIQTGGMAKWFLSENDVYINGEQDQRRGRKLRVGDVIKIPGFGTFKISQ